Below is a genomic region from Salvelinus fontinalis isolate EN_2023a chromosome 2, ASM2944872v1, whole genome shotgun sequence.
aataaaactacaacctcagcaagactacaacctcaataagactacaacctcagcaagactacaacctcaataagactACAGCCTCAATAAAactacaacctcaataagactacaaccttcagcaagactacaacctcagcaagactacaacctcaataaaACTACAACATcagcaagactacaacctcaataagactacaacctcagcaacactacaacctcaataagactacaacctcagcaagactacaacctcagcaAGACAACAACCTCAATAAGACAAcaacctcagcaagactacaacctcaataagactacaacctcagcaagactacaacctcagcaagactacaacctcagcaagactacaacctcagcaagactacaacctcagcaagacaacaacctcagcaagactacaacctcaataagactacaacctcagcaagactataacctcagcaagactacaacctcaataagactacaacctcagcaagactacaacctcaacaagactacaacctcaataagactacaacctcaataagactacaacctcagcaagactacaacctacaacctcaataagactacaacctcaataagactacaacctcagcaagactacaacatcagcaagactacaacctcagcaagactacaacctcagcaagactacaacTTCCTGCAGGAAGTTCCTGCACTTCATCTCTAGCAGACACTGTCAGCTACAGTTGACCAGCGTGATCAGAGCTCTTCTGTACGTCCCCTTTCTCTGTCTTAGCTAGCCACTGACTAcactctagctagctagttagcatagcAGTACATCCAAAAATCATTTTGTTTTACTTAGCCTAGATCATTGTTTGTAAAGTATTTCAACTTTGGTGTCTACTTTCAGACCTCAAGGCATTTTTCAAGGATGAGCATACTAGGGGAGAAGACCACTATGCGTCTGGCCATGTGGAGACTTGTACAGCTATAGTGTGGGGCAACTTACCAGTTTGATCAAGCCAACATGAGGGATAAAGTTTATCCTGTGTCAGTGAGTGTAGCTATTAAGTTACAGCTGTCAACATTCTACAAAGAAAGAGAAACTTAATAGTTTGTATAATCATTAACCAGATTACCCCAGATACCAGCCTTAGATGAGTGTTTACTCAGGTCTAGAATGTTGTCATTGATGAGAATTAATCAAAAACTCTACTGACATCCAGAATTGACTTTGCTATCCTGCCTGTATTGTAATTTCATGACTAGAGACTAGTcattccactgccaatgtttgtctatggagattgcatggcagtgtgctcgattttatacacctgtcagcaacgggtgtggctgaaatagccaaatccactaatttgaagggatgtccagatactttttttatatatagtgaATAACTTGGTCGGGCCACATAAAAATATACATAATGCAGCTTTAATAGATTtgattttataaaaaaaaaaagttttgcaTTTACCTGCCAAAAATGCTCTGATGTCGGTCATTTCTTTAGTATGTGATGTCAGAGTTCAGTACGTGGGACACAGTGGAGGCTACTGAAGGGAgcacggctcataataatggctgtaccggagtaaatggaatggtatcaaacacatggaaaccatggaaaccaattgtttgatgtatttgatatcattccactgactccgctccagccattaccacggccccgtcctccccaattaaggtgccaccaacctcctgtggtgggaGAAGTCGTAGCTTAGAGATGATAGACAAGTTTCCCACTAGGGGCGTTCCAGTGGATTGATAGATGAGTttccactagtaattaccagttggaggggcGTTCCAGTGGATTGATAGATGAGTttccactagtaattaccagttagagGGGCGTTCCAGTGGATTGATAGATGAGTttccactagtaattaccagttagagGGGCGTTCCAGTGGATTGATAGATGAGTttccactagtaattaccagttagagGGGCGTTCCAGTGGATTGATAGatgagtttcccactagtaattaccagttggagcgGCGTTCCAGTTGATTGATAGATGactttcccactagtaattaccagttagagGGGCGTTCCAGTGGATTTTTGTCTCTTTTATTTCCTCGAAACCAATATCAGAGAACTGGAGAGGTGAAAGCAATGACCCGATAGGCAGCCACCATATTACTTTGACCTATCTTGTGTTTTCAGATGAGTCAAGATAAAAGAGAGGAGATAAGGAGAGGAGGCCACTTTAGATTATTGAGCTGCACTTATTGTCCTGTCCTGTGTGATCATAACAGCTTCCTTTTCATCCGAATAAGACCCATTTCTatgtactgaacacaacccctatTACTGTACTCCATTTACTGTACTGTCATATTGTGATCAATAATaaaacatttccacctctcttcttTCATCTGGTTGATTAACCTTTATTagtcacatctgtcacatgtaCATTTCATTCAGTGGAATTTAGTTTTTACAGAAACAAGATTCTTGTGTCAAGAATTTGACATATAAACATTCTACAGacaacaatgtttacaaacaccaAGAAGCCCAATAACAACAAGACAAATGATTTGTAAATGAAAACAGTTTTTACAACACAGTGTGGTGATTCATTCTATTAATGAATGACTCTAGATGACAATGTCTGTCAACTTCAATGGTGTGTATTCATGAATATTTACAGTCATATGTTTACACACTAGAGATCTATTCTACATTGTTGCTCCAGTGTGTCTTACTGAACATGACCAGGATTAGAGTGAAACATCATGTTGTGTTTGACACAGGGACCACCTGACACAGGGACACTGAGGAGTCGTCATACCAAACCCTAAACCCTGGATAGAGGGTCTCAGTGAATGTAGTGTGGAATGTGTGCAGGTGGGTCAGTATGTCAGAGGAGACTctgtagaaggacagagtgccggctggccagtccagatacactcctactcttTGGGAGCTGGAGGGGTGGACGTCTATGGTAGTGAGATTGTTATTATGCCAGGCTCTATAACTGTTGTCATAGCAGAAcagactccaggacttgtcattgtATCCAAGCCCACAGTCattaccccctcctctccttctgatTCCAttatatgtcactcctatatcagcccctctcccactccactctacctcccagtaacagcgcccagtcagaccctctctacacagcacctgtgGCCAGACCTCAAATCTCTTTAGGTGATTAGGATACGGCTGTTCCTCTGTCCTACACGTCAtctttctgttctcctcagacagagagaggagtctgtttactgtgtttgggtccagtgtgagatcacaggcatctgatggatgaaaccagacacaatattagaaatcatcatcattcacattagaatgttaCTTTTACTTacttttcactaattcatttaatgtagacgtttctaggtatcaaaaggagaagttaaggtaacttgagacttgttgaatggtcatatgttatactgtatggtaataTAAAAAACGCTCATTCCCATTAatttaacacacacagacatttctTATGTAACATGAACACGCCACACACTGTCACATTGTGTGAAGGATTGGGAGataggcgcaggaatgcgtaataagGGTTTATATTGACCCAAATCacagcgtgccgtgtaaaggcacggggactaagacaaacaaacacatatacaaaacacagggttgaaccAGAACAAAAGAGCGAAGAGCACTTAAAATAaatacacaggacgagacccgtaaaCAAAAGCACACAATGATACACCACGGGTACTCACAGGCACAACAGACATTGGAACAATAAATGGTGAACCAAAGGGCACATTTATACAAACATAAATCAGTGAGgaaatggggaccaggtgtgcgtaatggcaCAGTTCAGTTCCTATAGGCCGGTGACGTATACCTTCGAAACTGGTGCATGGAAAGAGCAACAGTACCAGAGGGATcagtgacacacacatacacagacacacacattgtcaaAACAACTATTTATAAACGTTGGTGTccctgatttctgcttctgtagaaatacagctgatatttaatatgaccaaTAAGTAATGAAGGAGATGTAATGACTTAACTTAAGACTTATTCTTAATCATATTTttcacagcagtcaacactcacattttctaagcccaggtttcattgtgtactctccaccatgttccacactgtagcagtaagcagaagaacagacagtTAATGAATGATACACGTGAACTCCCaaactcaagcacacacacacacacagtcagcatataactttgtccaagtggtagtaagaatgtttgtcttaactagcctgataactcaaacatgtctgatatgaacattgacataaaccctctacatacttgagtttctccagtctgcagtgtggatcctccagtccaacagagagcagtctgactcctgagtctcctgggtgattgtagctcaggtccagctctctcaggtgtgaggggtttgacttcAGAGCTGaggccagagaagcacagccttcctctgtgacttgACAGcgtgacagcctgcaaagagtcaaatcattttatttatatttccCCCTTTTTCAATCTTGGCTCATCGCTGCAGCTCcctaacgggctcgggagaggtgaaggtggaCTCATACATCCTCTGAAATATGACTAACCGCACTTAACACCCGCCAGCTAagccagaagccagccacaccaatgtgtcggaagaaacactgttcaactggcgTCCGGGGTCAGCCCACaagcacccggcccgccacaagagtcggtagagtgcgatgagccaagtacAGCCCCACCAGCtaaaccctcccctcccctgtgtcGTTCTATGGAACTCCCGACCACGGCCGGTTGTGGCACAGGACCGTAGTAACACCtctagcagtgccttagaccactgcgccactcggaagccctGTAAAATCCTTTTTAAACCACACTGCTATactttggtggtgaaaatagaGTGGTAATGTATTATTTCAACATATTCAGACATATCAGTGTCCTGAAACATGCTTTATCTATTCATAAATGATTCTATCATCATTAGAAATGACAAAAGTATTGCTTGTAGAGATAGAAATGTATAGCacaaatatttgagtagactgGCTTGACCAGTTTAAAAAGtagtatcagtcaaaagacagacagtgagacaaacagtgaggaatcagatttagattgtattgagtatacagtccacatctattttgacagtgaagATAACATAAACATTTTTGCTCGATACTCCAGGATTTTCGATTTGAGATCAAGTATTTCATATCaggtgacagtatataatgtcaccttctattagggtattttcatacatatctgtttcacgTTAAGATATGAAAGCactttttggttgtgttttgagtTATGTTTTGCCCAATAGTAACTGAATGGTGGATGATGACTGGAGTAATTTTCTGTCTAAGTGAGTAgataacatgtttctaaacaGTACTAAATTAATCCTGATGATGCCATGATTAATAAAAATAATGAATGAGTCATtaataataatgagtgagaaagttacagaggctacaacaaaacacgctaacctctcaccattaacctCGAATAAAGGTAACATTGTCTACAGTTGCCAAATATGAAATATAGTGGCAAGAAAAagaatgtgaaccctttggaattgcctggatttctgcataaattggtcataacatttgatctgatcttcatctagttCACAACAATGGActaacacagtgtgcttaaactaataacacactaattattgtatttttttgtctatattgaatacatcgtttaaacattcacagtgtaggttggaaaaagtatgtgaacccctaggctaattggagtcaggagtcagctaacctggagtccaatcaatgagatgagattggagatattggttagagctgccctgccctataataAACACTCCGAAAATTtcagtttgctattcacaagaagcattgcctgatgtgaaccatgcctcgaacaaaggAGATATCAGAGgacctaagattaagaaatgttgacttgcataaagctggaaagggttacaaaagtatctctaaaagtctTGATGTTCGTCAATCCACGGTAAGGCAAGTAGTCTATAAACGGAGAAAGTTCAgcgctgttgctactctccctaggagtggccgtcctgcaagaGCGCAGCGCAGAatgtgtcagctaaagacttacagaaatctatgGAACAtgataacatctctgttgacgagcctacaatacgtaaaacacaaaacaagaatggtgttcatgggaggacaccatggaagaagccactgctgtccaaaaaaaacattactgcacgtctGAATTTCGCAAAATAGCacttggatgttccacagcgctactggcaaaatattctgtggacagatgacactaaagttgagttgtttggaaagaacacacaacactatgtgtggagaaaaaaggcacagcacaccaacatcaaaacctcatcccaactgtaaagtatggtggagggagcgtcatggtttggggctgctttgcagcatcagggcctggacagcttgctatcatcaacggaaaaatgaattcccaagtttatcaagacattttgcaggagaatgtaaggctatctgtcagCCAAtttaagctcaacagaagtttgaTGATGCAACAGGagaacgacccaaaacacagaagtaaatcaacaacagaatggcttcaacagaagttgggtgatgcaacaggacaacgacccaagtaaatcaacaacagaatggcttcaacagaagaaaatacgccttctagagaggcccagtcagagtccaGACCTCAACCCGACTGacatgctgtggcatgacctcaagagagcggttcaccccagacatcccaagaatattgctgaactgaaacagtttgtaaagaggaatggtcaaaAATTCCTCCTGagcgttgtgcaggtctgattcgcaactacagaaaacgtttggttgaggttattgctgccgaaggagggtcaaccagttgttaaatccaagggttcacatactttttccaccctgcactgggAATGTTTaaacggtgtgttcaataaagacatgaaaacgtataaatgtttgtgtgttattagtttaagcagactgtgtttgtctattgttgtcacctagatgaagatcagatcaaattttatgaccaatttatgcagaaatcaagGTAATTCCAAAGAGTTCATATAATTTTCTTGCCAGTGTTTTTTAAAATCgaaaatgctggagcatagcaTCAGATTTAATACTGTAAGCTTCAgtgtccaaacacatatggtgtggactatgtgtgtctggtaaacacatgtggatctggtgaacagttattaCTTGTttaccaactacaggaatactgacctcagagtctccagtttacagtggggattccccagtccagcagagagcagcttcactcctgaatccttcaggtcattgttactcaggtccagctctctcaggtgtgaggggtttgacctcagagcagAGACCAAAGAAGCACAGCCTTtctctgtgactccacagcctgacagcctgacaaagagatcatcatgatttcacaaacacactgttaattTAGCACCAGTATCGTAGAAGGACAATGGCAGATGCATTTGGTTGATTCTCTCaaacaacatatagattcatcTTCCCTCTCCTAGAATTGTATGGTCACATTGTTATACTGATGTGAACATCAATGCATTGATTCAATATGTTTTTCAAGAATTCATACTTTTCTCTAAACTGAATACTTCATCATGATGATTAGTACGTCATTTTATGTACTCACAGAGCAgctctggaggctttgaccactggcagcagcctcagaagaccttTCTCTGATCTGGTgtatttcttcaggtcaaacacatccagctcctcttctgaagtcagcaacacaaagaccagagctgacAACTGTGCAGGTGAGAGTTCTTCACTGGAGACACTTCCTGATCTCAGGTAgctttggatctcctccactagagaatggtcattcagttcattcagacagtggaacagattgatgcaCCTCCCTGGACAGGGATTCTCCCTGATCTTCTCCTTGATGTACTTGACTGTTTCTTCATGACTCTGTGAGCTGCTTCTTGTCTTTGTCAGTAGACCTCGTAAGTGCTTCTGATTTGACTTcagtgagaggcccagaaggaagcgaaggaaaaggtccaggtttcccgtcttactttgtaaggctttatccacagcactcttgTAGAGAGTAACTTCAGGCTCGTCTCTGAACAGCGCAAAAAAGTAGCTGGACATTGATTGTGGTTTGGCCATtagattctcattgttgttgatgaatgaaaggaacacatatacagcagccagaaactcctgaatgcttAGATTCACGAAGCAGTACACCTTGTCCTGGTACAGCCcacattcctctttaaagagctgtgtgcacaatcctgagtacactgagaCTTTATTGACATCAATGCCCGCCTCTTTCAGGTCTTCTTCATAGAAATTCAGATTTCCAttcacaagctgttgaaaagccagttttcccagtgacagaatgctctctttaTTCCAGTGTGGACCTGTCTCTTCTTTCCCAGCATACTTGCCATTCTTCTGATTGGTAAGAAACTCCACAAGGTGTAtgtacatctcagtcagagtcttgggcatctcttctctcttatgtttcagcatgtgttcaaggacagttgcagaaatccaacagaagactggaatgtggcacatgatgtggaggctccttgatgtctttatgtgtgagatgattctgctggccaggtcctcatcactgaatctcttcctgaaatactcctccttctgtgggtcattgaaccctcgtacatcagtcacctggtcaacacactctgaagggatcttattggctgctgcaggtctcgtagttatccagaggagagcggagggaagtagatttcccttgatgagatttgtcagcagaacatccacTGAGGTTGACTTTGTGACGTCACAACAgatcttgttcttctggaagtctaggggcagacggcactcatccagaccatcaaagatTAACAGAACTTTGTACTTGTCATAGTTTGTTGATTctttggtttccattgagaaGTGATTGAGAAGTCCAATCAAAGAGTGTTTTTCCCctttcatcaaattcagctcccgaaaagggaatgaaaatacaaattggacatcctgatttgcttttccttcagcccagtccagaatgaacttctgcacagagactgtttttccaatgccagcgactccTTTTGTCAGCATAGTTTTGATACGTTTGTCTTGTCCAGTTAACGGTTTGAAGATGTCGTTACATTTGATTGCAGTCTCTGGCCTTGCTTGTTTCCTGGTTGTTGActcaatctgtctcagctcatgttcattattgacctctcctgttccaccctctgtgatgtagagctctgtgtagatcttattgagaagtgttgggtttccttgtttagcgatcccctcaaatacacattgaaacttcttctttagattagatttgagttcacgttgGCAAATCACAGCAAGCTCATCTGAATGAAGAAATAACACAGTGGATAATAGTATTATGTCTGTTTTAAGGGCTACAGTATTGTATGACTGTGTTATAAAGTTGTACTTTATAATAATGTACTATCTTAACTGACTGTATACATTTTTTCATAATTCATTACACTCTGGAGTGACAgattatattattattggtattattgatggTATTGTCGTGACGTGACATTAATGTGATGACAGCTATCCATCGAATAATTACATACCACGTTTAATTATTATGCGATTAAATTAATAATGTAACAATTCATTGAAGGCTTGTTACACAATGGAAAGAGAGGGGCATgtaaggagagcaggagagacaaagagattgGGCTTATCGTATATACATGTGAAAGCTATGGTGTTTAGAATtaatactttgcacatgaacgacCGCTCATTCAGAAAAACAATTGCAACATATATTTACACATGTATGTCTTTGTCATCTCTCTGTTGAAATCACCCGGTCCGTCTGTGGGAAGTAGTTTGACAGAAGTTTGTGGTTTGTCCACTAGAGGTCACACTGTCctttgtagtagtagttgtagcttCTCTGTCTCGGAGCGTTCGCTAGAATGGACCCTCCAGAGGTGTACCATGCGGTGTTCAGTGAGGCTTTTTCTTTGCTCTGTTTGTTAGATAGATACCCCAGAGGTACCTATGGTGGTGAGAGGAAACTGTTCTTTGCCTCGTCTTCGGTCGAATTTCCTAGACTTTTTAAAATACACAGCTGCAGACTGTGAATGTTAAGGCGTAGTCTTTATCTTCTTTACTCGAGAGTTTCGGAGGGTCTTACCATTTTCTGGTCTGGTAGTTTCAAACCATTTGTCAGCCATGTAGCCACCGCTCCACGCTGTCTGTTCTCAATGGTTGATTATTCAGGGTACAGCTAGGACCACTTTACACACCGGCAGGAACCCAGCGTGTTTTGGACTCCCGGCATGTTTTGTCTAATGTGTTCATTCTTTAGCGAGTCCTTTTATTAAGCACTCTGGCCAAAGGGGCATCCCATCACACTGAcgtaatgtctgtgctcacgtgaGTGTGGCTACTGACTTGGcgtatgtcacgttctgaccatagttcttttgtattttctttgttttagtgtggtcagggcgtgagttgggtgggtaatctatgttttgtgtttctatgttgggtttgttgtttggcctgatatggttctcaatcagaggcaggtgtttgtcattgtctctgattgggaaccatatttaggtagcctgttttgtcttttggtttgtgtgtgtttgtcttccgtgtcagtgtttgtcgccacacggtactgtttcgtttgttcttcgtttattgttttgtttagtgttctgagtttGTATTAAAcgtcatcatgaacacttaccacgctgcgctttggtccgatccttctaccaCCACAGACGATTGTTACAGCGTAGGTTTATATGAAAATCCAttatctcatttagaaggctaaaatcacCTTGTTTTTTCCACAAACGTGTTCTCATATTTAATAATTTAATTTTTACAACATTTAGAAGCAAACCTGATAAATAGGACATGTACACCTTCAGAGTTACAGTTATCTTGTTTTGCCAtccttaatgacatcacaaaaccaGAAATGATATGACATGATTATTGTTTGTATCCCACCGACCATTTCCCACATTCTTTATGTTAGAAACATTGTTTCATTATCCACTTTTGGATGCAAGAGTTTTCAGCAAgtgtctctctctacacacaaatGATTTTTAACTTCTGCATCCTGCAGAGCCAGGAGAGAGAACGTTTACGACTGGTCGTGAAGTCATAAAACCGGCCCCTCTGCCATGTGCCAACCTGATCTGGCGCCTTTGATCCTCACCAAGGAGAGAGAGTCTTGAATACATTATTGATGTCTTTCTTCTCTTGTCTGCCTTGTCTCCCTTCTCCCTTTCTAAATTAATCGCCACAACACATCCCTGCTGCTACATGACGGGGTCACTAGGTGCTGTGTTAAGGCTGTTACAAGATCATTGAATTACTCAGCTACTTCAGCTGAACTTTGAAATGTTTGTTATAAAACAGCATTCAACATTTGACAGACACCTCTTActtttctccagtgtgtcagcaagctccttctggttcattttcctcaggatgtgcagtgtgatcttcagagccccctctctggcactgctctcctgcttctcatcttcagcATCCACCACTTCCTTGTCCTGCTTCTGACTCGcaaagccttctgggagttctggactaagaatccTCTTGAACATCTTCAGCTCGTTCTTCACAAATTTCATAATATTCTCTTCaagcaactgaaataaataaagtGAATAAGTTAAGCAATATAATAAATGCTTTCTCATGAACACATTCATGAATAATTGACAGATCAACTTTACttgaggtaaacaaaaacaaatgtacataacaggatcacatacactgaatatggagtccaggtctgtttgatgactctgggaagactgaccactgagaatctctgactctgatctctcctgttggtttctgtggacaaAACATGAGATTACATCTCCTTATCCagggagtgcacacacacacacacacacacacacacacacacacacacacacacacacacacacacacacacacacacacacacacacacacacacacacacacacacacacacacacacacacacacacacacacagtcttgtacagctaaccttgtggggacatacaattcagtcctattcaaaatcctattttccctaacccctaagcttaaacctaaccctaatcctaacccgtactcttaccctaaccctaaccttaacctaaccctaacgctaacccaaaaacctaaactttaccctaaccctaaacctaaccctagctcctaaccctaaccctacaactaaccctagctcctaaccttaatatttaacttgattctaaccctaacactaattctaaccttaaccctaaaccccctagaaatagcatttgaccttgtggggactaacaaaatgtccccagctggtcaactttttgttcgtttactattcttgtagggacttctggtccccacaagaatagttaaacacgtccacacacacacacacacacacacacacacacacacacacacacacacacacacacacacacacacacacacacacacacacacacacacacacacacacacacacacacacacacacacacacacacacacacacacacacacacacacacacaacttttaaaaaggattagcctatggattaaaaatataaaaatgggaaaatgggagaggagaaatt
It encodes:
- the LOC129831997 gene encoding NLR family CARD domain-containing protein 3-like: MKENNLQSRICCHCFNLNQHSLFRGQCSKMSLSGEREEGVPASEMGLFGEREEGGPAEMGISVEREEGGPASEMGLSGEREEGGPAEMGLSGEREEGGPAEMGLSGEQDTKAKSPIKQERPASPVTSCVSMKSDRSMTPPPDFREGDFSTEQRNQQERSESEILSGQSSQSHQTDLDSIFSLLEENIMKFVKNELKMFKRILSPELPEGFASQKQDKEVVDAEDEKQESSAREGALKITLHILRKMNQKELADTLEKKGPLAVICQRELKSNLKKKFQCVFEGIAKQGNPTLLNKIYTELYITEGGTGEVNNEHELRQIESTTRKQARPETAIKCNDIFKPLTGQDKRIKTMLTKGVAGIGKTVSVQKFILDWAEGKANQDVQFVFSFPFRELNLMKGEKHSLIGLLNHFSMETKESTNYDKYKVLLIFDGLDECRLPLDFQKNKICCDVTKSTSVDVLLTNLIKGNLLPSALLWITTRPAAANKIPSECVDQVTDVRGFNDPQKEEYFRKRFSDEDLASRIISHIKTSRSLHIMCHIPVFCWISATVLEHMLKHKREEMPKTLTEMYIHLVEFLTNQKNGKYAGKEETGPHWNKESILSLGKLAFQQLVNGNLNFYEEDLKEAGIDVNKVSVYSGLCTQLFKEECGLYQDKVYCFVNLSIQEFLAAVYVFLSFINNNENLMAKPQSMSSYFFALFRDEPEVTLYKSAVDKALQSKTGNLDLFLRFLLGLSLKSNQKHLRGLLTKTRSSSQSHEETVKYIKEKIRENPCPGRCINLFHCLNELNDHSLVEEIQSYLRSGSVSSEELSPAQLSALVFVLLTSEEELDVFDLKKYTRSEKGLLRLLPVVKASRAALLSGCGVTEKGCASLVSALRSNPSHLRELDLSNNDLKDSGVKLLSAGLGNPHCKLETLRLSRCQVTEEGCASLASALKSNPSHLRELDLSYNHPGDSGVRLLSVGLEDPHCRLEKLNVEHGGEYTMKPGLRKYACDLTLDPNTVNRLLSLSEENRKMTCRTEEQPYPNHLKRFEVWPQVLCREGLTGRCYWEVEWSGRGADIGVTYNGIRRRGGGNDCGLGYNDKSWSLFCYDNSYRAWHNNNLTTIDVHPSSSQRVGVYLDWPAGTLSFYRVSSDILTHLHTFHTTFTETLYPGFRVWYDDSSVSLCQVVPVSNTT